In Comamonas sp. lk, the following proteins share a genomic window:
- a CDS encoding aminopeptidase P N-terminal domain-containing protein encodes MTSVYAQRRARLAAQLGDGGVAIIPTAPELHRNRDTEYLYRHDSYFYYLTGFSEPNACLVLTSDGQSVLFCQPKDLEREVWTGIRLGPQAAVEQLEVEQAYSSDEIDTRLPRLLENRDRVWFPFATHQGLAERVEGWLSQVRGRTRFGVICPTQQGDLCALLDEMRLFKDAHELDIMRRASAISARAHIRAMQRSAQMIRSGQEVREYHLDAELLHEFRQHGSQYVAYGSIVAAGANACVLHYQADKALVRPGELVLIDAGCELDSYASDITRTFPANGQFSGPQRALYDLVLASQEAAVAVTKAGNRFNDPHDATVAVLAQGMLDLGLLDKRKYGTAQDVIDSRAYFQFYMHRTGHWLGMDVHDCGSYVEPTELGVLSERKDPISGEIIANRPSRILRAGMVTTVEPGIYVRPAPGVPEQFHNIGIRIEDDAVVTDTGCELITRGVPVDADEIEALMRD; translated from the coding sequence ATGACTTCTGTTTATGCCCAACGCCGCGCACGCTTGGCCGCCCAGTTGGGCGACGGCGGTGTCGCCATCATCCCCACCGCTCCCGAGTTGCACCGCAACCGTGATACCGAGTATCTGTACCGCCACGACAGTTACTTCTACTACCTCACGGGCTTTAGCGAGCCCAATGCCTGCCTGGTGCTGACCAGCGACGGCCAGAGCGTGCTGTTTTGCCAGCCCAAGGATCTGGAGCGGGAAGTCTGGACCGGCATCCGCCTGGGCCCGCAAGCCGCTGTCGAGCAGCTGGAGGTAGAACAAGCCTATTCCAGCGACGAGATCGACACCCGCCTGCCGCGCCTGCTGGAAAACCGCGACCGCGTCTGGTTCCCGTTTGCCACCCACCAAGGTCTGGCCGAGCGGGTCGAAGGCTGGCTCTCCCAGGTGCGCGGCCGTACGCGCTTTGGTGTGATCTGCCCCACGCAGCAAGGCGATCTGTGCGCCCTGCTCGACGAGATGCGCTTGTTCAAGGACGCGCACGAGCTGGACATCATGCGCCGCGCCAGCGCCATCAGCGCCCGCGCCCATATCCGCGCCATGCAACGCTCGGCGCAGATGATTCGCAGCGGCCAGGAGGTGCGTGAATACCATCTGGATGCCGAGCTGCTGCACGAATTCCGCCAGCACGGCTCGCAATACGTGGCCTACGGCTCCATCGTCGCCGCAGGAGCCAACGCCTGCGTGCTGCACTATCAGGCCGACAAGGCACTGGTTCGCCCCGGCGAGCTGGTGCTGATCGATGCCGGCTGCGAGCTCGACAGCTATGCCAGCGACATCACCCGCACCTTCCCGGCCAATGGCCAATTCAGCGGCCCGCAGCGCGCCCTCTACGATCTGGTGCTGGCCAGCCAGGAAGCGGCGGTCGCCGTCACCAAGGCCGGCAATCGCTTCAACGACCCGCACGACGCCACCGTGGCCGTGCTGGCCCAGGGCATGCTGGATCTGGGTCTGCTGGACAAGCGCAAATACGGCACGGCGCAGGACGTGATCGATTCGCGCGCCTATTTCCAGTTCTATATGCACCGTACCGGCCACTGGCTGGGCATGGATGTACACGACTGCGGCAGCTATGTGGAGCCCACGGAGCTGGGCGTGCTCAGCGAGCGCAAGGACCCGATCTCGGGCGAAATCATCGCCAACCGCCCCAGCCGCATTTTGCGAGCCGGCATGGTGACTACCGTCGAGCCCGGCATCTATGTGCGCCCGGCCCCCGGCGTGCCCGAGCAGTTTCACAACATCGGCATCCGGATTGAAGACGATGCCGTGGTGACCGACACCGGCTGCGAGCTTATCACCCGCGGCGTGCCTGTCGATGCCGATGAAATCGAAGCGCTGATGCGCGACTGA
- a CDS encoding CPBP family intramembrane metalloprotease, with amino-acid sequence MTQATDPLAEYAPTPKQNRRVSMVLWLLGLPGLLSLPKSVLPQWLPHSHDSAQLPLAHWLTMGALALLLAVSVSVGQRLGSYVGLSAPLLHIGLSGRSPWRAIRFLSLPGIAGGVAGAAWLVTLAVLWPESLSVVDPVYAMPLLPKLLYGGITEELLLRYGGLSLVMWLLWRLTGDSQRRPGWRLGWFAVIVTALIVGSLPLLMSWSLLGSMSTGVLVQLLLCDIVYGVMAGFIFWRYGIEAAILAHVISYLLSHGLV; translated from the coding sequence ATGACCCAAGCCACGGACCCACTCGCCGAGTACGCTCCCACCCCGAAGCAGAATCGGCGCGTGAGCATGGTGCTGTGGCTGCTGGGTCTGCCGGGTTTGCTGTCGCTGCCCAAGTCGGTGCTGCCGCAGTGGCTGCCCCACAGCCACGACAGCGCACAGCTGCCTCTGGCGCACTGGCTGACCATGGGCGCACTGGCCCTGCTGTTGGCCGTATCCGTGAGCGTGGGCCAGCGTCTGGGCTCGTATGTGGGCCTGAGCGCGCCCCTGCTCCATATCGGACTCAGCGGGCGCTCTCCCTGGCGGGCCATCCGTTTTCTGAGCCTGCCCGGCATTGCCGGCGGGGTTGCAGGAGCGGCCTGGCTGGTCACACTGGCCGTGCTCTGGCCCGAGAGCCTGTCCGTGGTCGATCCCGTCTATGCCATGCCGCTGCTGCCCAAGCTGCTGTATGGCGGCATCACCGAAGAGCTGCTGCTGCGCTATGGCGGCCTGTCTCTGGTGATGTGGCTGCTGTGGCGCCTGACCGGCGACTCCCAGCGCCGCCCCGGCTGGCGGCTGGGCTGGTTCGCGGTCATTGTCACGGCCCTGATCGTGGGCTCGCTACCCCTGCTCATGTCCTGGTCGCTGCTGGGCTCCATGAGCACCGGCGTGCTGGTGCAGCTGCTGCTGTGCGACATCGTCTACGGCGTCATGGCGGGCTTCATCTTCTGGCGCTATGGCATAGAAGCGGCCATCCTGGCCCATGTGATTTCCTATCTGCTTTCGCACGGGCTGGTCTGA
- the pyk gene encoding pyruvate kinase: MQVRRATKIVATLGPASSDPQLLEQMVREGVNVVRLNFSHGKAQDHIDRAIMVREAAQRAGREVAIMADLQGPKIRVGKFAEGKVMLEPGERFVLDASRTEPGDINGVGLDYKELPRDVKAGDVLLLNDGLIVLIVDAVRGEEVHTIVKLGGELSNNKGINKQGGGLTAPALTAKDMEDIKTAMSFQADYVAVSFPKNATDMEMARQLCNVAAAQYGHKPGLIAKIERAEAIPRLEEILKVSDGIMVARGDLAVEVGNAAVPALQKKMIRMARDMDKVAITATQMMESMITNPVPTRAEVSDVANAVLDGTDAVMLSAETAAGKYPLETVREMAAICAAAEAAEDRVKDADFSNAHFKRTDQAIAIGALFTAHHLGAKAIVAMTDSGSTALWMSRHRIHIPIYALTPRLATQRKMALYRNVSPLLMDTSADRDTALDQAKGHLLMRGIVQSGDVYAITCGEPMGQPGGTNMLKICRVE, from the coding sequence ATGCAAGTTCGTCGTGCTACCAAGATCGTCGCCACCCTGGGTCCGGCATCGAGTGACCCACAGCTGCTCGAGCAAATGGTGCGCGAAGGCGTGAACGTCGTGCGCCTGAATTTCAGCCACGGCAAGGCGCAAGACCATATCGACCGCGCCATCATGGTGCGTGAAGCCGCCCAGCGCGCCGGCCGCGAAGTCGCCATCATGGCCGACCTGCAAGGCCCCAAGATCCGCGTCGGCAAGTTTGCCGAAGGCAAGGTCATGCTCGAGCCCGGCGAACGCTTCGTGCTGGACGCCTCGCGTACCGAGCCAGGCGACATCAACGGCGTGGGCCTTGACTACAAGGAGCTGCCCCGCGATGTGAAGGCCGGCGACGTGCTGCTGCTCAACGACGGCCTGATCGTGCTCATCGTTGACGCCGTGCGCGGCGAAGAGGTGCACACCATCGTCAAGCTGGGTGGCGAGCTGTCCAACAACAAGGGCATCAACAAGCAAGGCGGCGGCCTCACCGCCCCCGCGCTGACCGCCAAGGACATGGAAGACATCAAGACCGCCATGTCCTTCCAGGCCGACTATGTGGCCGTGAGCTTTCCCAAGAACGCCACCGACATGGAAATGGCCCGCCAGCTGTGCAACGTGGCCGCTGCCCAGTACGGTCACAAGCCTGGTCTGATCGCCAAGATCGAGCGCGCCGAAGCCATTCCCCGCCTGGAAGAAATTCTCAAGGTCTCCGACGGCATCATGGTCGCCCGTGGCGATCTGGCCGTGGAAGTGGGCAATGCCGCCGTGCCGGCCCTGCAAAAGAAGATGATCCGCATGGCGCGCGACATGGACAAGGTGGCGATCACCGCGACCCAGATGATGGAGAGCATGATCACCAACCCCGTGCCCACCCGCGCCGAGGTCAGCGACGTGGCCAACGCCGTGCTGGACGGCACTGATGCCGTGATGCTCAGCGCAGAAACTGCGGCCGGCAAGTACCCGCTGGAGACCGTGCGCGAAATGGCAGCCATCTGCGCCGCCGCCGAAGCCGCCGAAGACCGCGTCAAGGATGCCGACTTCAGCAATGCCCACTTCAAGCGCACCGACCAGGCGATTGCCATCGGCGCCCTGTTCACCGCCCACCATCTGGGTGCCAAGGCCATCGTGGCCATGACCGACAGCGGCTCCACCGCCCTGTGGATGAGCCGTCACCGCATCCACATCCCCATCTACGCTCTGACGCCACGCCTGGCGACCCAGCGCAAGATGGCGCTGTACCGCAACGTCAGCCCCCTGCTGATGGACACCAGCGCCGACCGCGATACCGCTCTGGATCAGGCCAAGGGCCATCTGCTGATGCGCGGCATTGTGCAGTCGGGCGATGTCTACGCCATCACTTGCGGCGAGCCCATGGGCCAGCCGGGCGGCACCAACATGCTCAAAATCTGCCGGGTTGAATAA
- a CDS encoding tripartite tricarboxylate transporter substrate binding protein has protein sequence MQNTKISRRSAMAAGLMLAASAAVPALAADNYPSRAITMVVGYPAGGSTDLVGRLVADGLSTRLGQPVVVENVGGAGGAIGAQKVAKAAADGYTIMVGANNELAIAKLINKAVKYNIGDFTPIGLVGSQPMVLVASHKAGVKNAAEFVSLVSKNPEKFSYGSSGVGTALHLAGELIKEQGKLAMTHVPYKGVAPLTTDLVGNNIEFGMFVLSSGLPQIKAGKVVALGTTEAKRSAITPDIPALSELPQFKHVDINSWFAMMAPKGLPAPIAAKLKKALDETMASPEFRKKMEETGNVVADPKVDAGKYINAEIAKYSKIVQFAKIEN, from the coding sequence ATGCAAAACACAAAAATCTCCCGTCGCTCCGCCATGGCCGCAGGCCTGATGCTGGCTGCCTCTGCCGCCGTGCCCGCGCTGGCGGCCGACAACTACCCCAGCCGCGCCATCACCATGGTTGTGGGCTACCCCGCAGGCGGCAGCACCGATCTGGTGGGCCGTCTGGTGGCCGATGGCCTGTCCACCCGCCTGGGCCAGCCCGTGGTGGTGGAAAACGTGGGCGGCGCCGGTGGTGCCATCGGTGCGCAAAAAGTGGCCAAGGCTGCCGCTGACGGCTACACCATCATGGTGGGCGCCAACAACGAGCTGGCCATTGCCAAGCTGATCAACAAGGCCGTGAAGTACAACATCGGCGACTTCACTCCCATCGGTCTGGTCGGCTCCCAGCCCATGGTGCTGGTGGCCTCGCACAAGGCTGGCGTGAAGAACGCTGCCGAGTTTGTGAGCCTGGTCAGCAAGAACCCCGAGAAATTCAGCTACGGCAGCTCCGGCGTGGGCACGGCCTTGCACCTGGCCGGCGAGCTGATCAAGGAACAGGGCAAGCTGGCCATGACCCATGTCCCTTACAAGGGCGTGGCACCGCTGACCACCGATCTGGTGGGCAACAACATCGAGTTCGGCATGTTTGTGCTGTCCAGCGGTCTGCCCCAGATCAAGGCCGGCAAGGTGGTGGCTCTGGGTACGACCGAAGCCAAGCGCTCGGCCATCACCCCCGATATTCCTGCTCTGTCCGAACTGCCCCAGTTCAAGCATGTGGACATCAACAGCTGGTTTGCGATGATGGCACCCAAGGGCCTGCCCGCACCTATCGCCGCCAAGCTCAAGAAGGCACTGGACGAGACCATGGCCTCGCCCGAGTTCCGCAAGAAGATGGAAGAAACCGGCAACGTGGTGGCCGATCCCAAGGTGGATGCCGGCAAGTACATCAATGCCGAAATCGCCAAGTACAGCAAGATTGTCCAGTTCGCCAAGATCGAGAACTGA
- a CDS encoding LysR substrate-binding domain-containing protein → MQGKWLEDFLLLAQERSFTRAAELRHVTHPAFGRRIRALEAWAGTALIEPGSGAVRLTPAGEAFRDTAEQMVRMLAQSHDELQAVAGRQAHVITLVTGRTLARTIVADWLARYSAVLQTAQMRVITRTLDEAVAMLQRGEVSFSLLYHHAAIAVRLDGRQFSYLTVAHDKLVPVARADADGRALFHLAGSQQPGASAVPYLAFSRSMALGRLVEDYLSNNPLTPRLRRCIECDSADANYEYVLKGLGVAWMPWSMVQRDCQAGRLALAGDSSLDVHFDVRLYRPKRHLGAAAEQFWSDITQPG, encoded by the coding sequence ATGCAAGGCAAATGGCTGGAAGACTTTTTGCTCCTGGCCCAGGAGCGCAGCTTCACCCGTGCGGCAGAGCTGCGCCATGTCACCCATCCGGCTTTTGGCCGCCGCATCCGTGCGCTGGAGGCCTGGGCGGGCACGGCGCTGATCGAGCCGGGCAGCGGCGCCGTGCGCCTGACGCCTGCGGGCGAGGCCTTTCGCGATACCGCCGAGCAGATGGTGCGCATGCTGGCCCAGTCGCACGACGAGCTGCAGGCCGTGGCCGGGCGCCAAGCCCATGTGATCACCCTGGTCACAGGCCGCACGCTGGCACGCACCATCGTGGCGGACTGGTTGGCCCGCTACAGCGCGGTGCTGCAGACGGCGCAGATGCGCGTCATCACCCGCACGCTGGATGAAGCCGTGGCCATGCTGCAGCGCGGGGAGGTGAGCTTTTCCCTGCTCTACCACCATGCGGCCATTGCCGTGCGGCTGGACGGCCGCCAGTTCAGCTATCTCACCGTGGCGCACGACAAGCTGGTGCCGGTGGCGCGGGCCGATGCCGACGGCCGGGCGCTGTTCCATCTGGCCGGCAGCCAGCAGCCGGGGGCCAGCGCGGTGCCTTATCTGGCGTTCTCGCGCAGCATGGCCCTGGGGCGGCTGGTGGAGGATTACCTCAGCAACAATCCGCTCACGCCGCGTCTGCGCCGCTGCATTGAATGTGATTCGGCCGATGCCAATTACGAGTACGTGCTCAAAGGCCTGGGCGTGGCCTGGATGCCCTGGTCCATGGTGCAGCGCGATTGCCAGGCCGGCCGTCTGGCCCTGGCGGGCGACAGCAGCCTGGACGTGCACTTCGACGTGCGGCTATACCGGCCCAAGCGCCATCTGGGTGCGGCGGCCGAGCAGTTCTGGAGCGATATCACCCAGCCCGGCTAG
- the pyrF gene encoding orotidine-5'-phosphate decarboxylase — MTFLDMLRDASTRNESMLCVGLDPEPSRFPGAMQGDASRIYEFCAAIVDATHDLVNSFKPQIAYFAAHRAEDQLEKLMAHMRRVAPHVPVILDAKRGDIGSTAEQYAKEAFERYGADAVTLSPFMGFDSITPYLKYEGKGAFLLCRTSNPGGDDLQAQTLADVPGNPQMFEHVAKLAQGPWNTNGQLGLVVGATRPHEIERVRAVAPTLPLLIPGVGAQGGDAVATVKAARIGGGPIIINSSRAILYASQGDDFAAAARQAAMATRAMLQAAAKA; from the coding sequence ATGACTTTCCTCGACATGCTGCGCGACGCGTCCACGCGCAACGAATCCATGCTTTGCGTGGGTCTGGACCCCGAACCCAGCCGCTTTCCCGGTGCCATGCAGGGCGACGCCTCCAGGATCTACGAGTTTTGCGCGGCCATTGTCGATGCCACCCATGATCTGGTGAACAGCTTCAAGCCCCAGATTGCCTACTTTGCCGCCCACCGCGCCGAAGACCAGCTGGAAAAGCTGATGGCGCATATGCGCCGCGTGGCACCTCATGTGCCGGTGATTCTGGATGCCAAGCGCGGCGACATCGGCTCCACTGCCGAGCAGTACGCCAAGGAAGCTTTTGAGCGCTACGGCGCCGACGCCGTGACCCTGTCGCCCTTCATGGGCTTTGACTCGATCACGCCTTATCTGAAGTACGAAGGCAAGGGCGCTTTCCTGCTGTGCCGCACCTCCAACCCCGGCGGTGACGATCTGCAGGCGCAAACCCTGGCCGATGTGCCCGGCAACCCCCAGATGTTCGAACATGTGGCCAAGCTGGCTCAGGGCCCGTGGAATACCAACGGCCAGCTGGGTCTGGTGGTGGGCGCCACCCGCCCGCACGAGATCGAGCGCGTGCGCGCCGTGGCCCCCACGCTGCCCCTGCTGATTCCCGGCGTGGGCGCCCAGGGCGGCGATGCCGTGGCGACGGTGAAGGCGGCCCGCATCGGCGGCGGCCCCATCATCATCAATTCCTCGCGCGCCATTCTGTACGCCTCACAGGGTGACGACTTTGCTGCGGCGGCTCGTCAGGCCGCCATGGCCACGCGTGCCATGCTGCAAGCGGCCGCCAAGGCCTGA
- a CDS encoding EamA family transporter, which yields MPSFTPKQLVLLVALTLVWGLNWPVMKLGVQHFPPLSFRMVSMWIGLPILALFVATKGLPLTIPRSYWGQLAKLTLFNMVLWHCLIIIAIPTLSSGRAAILGYTMPIFSAVFGSLFFKDKLSLRAWAGVGAAFLGVLLLLWHEVGALGSKPLGVILMLIAAAGWAWGTQLLRRAEAPVPLMTLSLWMVAITTVVLTVLAFVFERKQWHAPDQSALAAIAFNGVLVLGFAQAVWFYLARSLPPVASTLSVMMIPVLGVFVGAWWLGEVLHWQDWTAVCLMVVAIASVLWPSKS from the coding sequence ATGCCTTCGTTCACCCCCAAACAACTTGTACTTCTTGTCGCACTCACCCTCGTCTGGGGCCTGAACTGGCCGGTGATGAAGCTGGGCGTACAGCACTTTCCGCCCCTGTCCTTTCGCATGGTCAGCATGTGGATCGGCCTGCCCATACTTGCATTGTTTGTCGCCACCAAAGGCCTGCCGCTGACGATTCCGCGCAGCTACTGGGGCCAGCTGGCCAAGCTCACGCTGTTCAATATGGTGCTCTGGCACTGCCTGATCATCATCGCCATTCCCACGCTCTCCAGCGGTCGGGCGGCCATTCTGGGCTATACCATGCCCATTTTTTCAGCCGTCTTTGGCAGCCTGTTCTTCAAGGACAAGCTGAGCCTGCGGGCCTGGGCCGGCGTGGGTGCGGCCTTTCTGGGCGTCTTGCTGCTGCTGTGGCACGAGGTGGGAGCGCTGGGCAGCAAGCCTCTGGGCGTCATCCTCATGCTGATCGCCGCCGCCGGCTGGGCCTGGGGCACCCAGCTGCTGCGCCGCGCCGAAGCACCCGTGCCGCTGATGACGCTGTCGCTGTGGATGGTGGCCATCACCACCGTGGTGCTCACCGTGCTGGCCTTTGTCTTTGAACGAAAACAATGGCATGCCCCCGACCAGAGCGCGCTGGCTGCTATCGCTTTCAATGGCGTCCTGGTGCTGGGCTTTGCCCAGGCCGTGTGGTTTTACCTGGCCCGCAGCCTGCCGCCCGTGGCCTCCACCCTGAGCGTGATGATGATTCCCGTGCTGGGCGTCTTCGTCGGCGCCTGGTGGCTGGGCGAAGTGCTGCACTGGCAAGACTGGACGGCGGTCTGTCTGATGGTGGTGGCGATTGCGTCGGTGCTGTGGCCTAGCAAGTCCTAG